The following proteins come from a genomic window of Myroides odoratus DSM 2801:
- a CDS encoding Sec-independent protein translocase subunit TatA/TatB, which produces MNSLHIFLGMVGPWQIVIIVALILLLFGGKKIPELMKGLGTGIKEFKDATKDENAQQTSKKETTKEDTSKTE; this is translated from the coding sequence ATGAACTCATTACATATTTTTTTAGGAATGGTTGGGCCATGGCAAATTGTAATTATTGTTGCCTTAATCCTATTGTTATTTGGTGGTAAGAAAATTCCTGAATTGATGAAAGGATTAGGAACAGGAATCAAAGAATTCAAGGATGCTACTAAGGATGAAAATGCTCAACAGACATCTAAGAAAGAAACGACAAAAGAAGACACTTCTAAAACAGAATAA
- the rfbC gene encoding dTDP-4-dehydrorhamnose 3,5-epimerase, which translates to MKVESTLFKDCFVLHPQIFKDDRGYFFESYNQVIFEKQTGLKVDFVQDNQSYSKKGTLRGLHFQKGKYQQAKLVRVVQGEVLDVIVDLRKNSPTYGQHLSLVLNDVEQKQLFIPRGFAHGFLVLSDTAVFAYKCDNYYAKEAEEGLFYKDPTLAIDWPVLDQAYIISDKDAILPYFNMIDPL; encoded by the coding sequence ATGAAAGTAGAATCAACGTTATTCAAAGATTGTTTTGTGCTACATCCTCAGATTTTTAAAGATGATAGGGGTTATTTCTTTGAAAGTTATAATCAGGTCATTTTTGAAAAACAAACAGGATTGAAAGTTGATTTTGTTCAAGATAACCAGTCGTATTCTAAAAAGGGAACACTCAGAGGATTACATTTCCAGAAAGGAAAGTATCAGCAAGCTAAATTAGTACGTGTAGTTCAAGGTGAAGTACTTGATGTAATTGTTGATTTGCGTAAAAATTCGCCAACGTATGGACAGCATTTATCCTTAGTGTTAAATGATGTAGAACAAAAACAATTATTCATACCAAGAGGGTTTGCGCATGGTTTTTTGGTGCTAAGTGATACAGCTGTTTTTGCTTATAAATGCGATAATTACTATGCTAAAGAAGCAGAAGAAGGATTGTTTTACAAAGATCCAACATTAGCCATAGATTGGCCAGTATTAGATCAAGCCTATATCATTTCGGATAAAGATGCTATTTTGCCTTATTTCAATATGATTGACCCGCTATGA
- a CDS encoding DUF6909 family protein, with amino-acid sequence MREIKNISRTRAQVSSAAIERIYITMRHLFNRGFYKPMGVSGDTLREALLELRPEIYGTIAEEKVELDGLLYVIERLPIGIEECRYINLTSDEGYSFSHFQAIVPPKRRRNCYRIDEEQMNIEITRGRSDIYDVLTHLTFIFIESHKIKNRVLIDEEGRVTRDWKKIESAAKQTEPLELQHKEVTISHLANVLGRSFAEVLSVYEKFAIPENPDRFLDVIYWLGKLAIEEEVDNNKRTITFSPLLRERLGHHIYGEIWSNRIKEVLVEKGLLERPIHIISANMHSVMNSIFAPYVMQGEIEVSEEVEIYEELSKPENKALRNLVRERAEREGMVFLSDESGTNIDVQIFDTAKIKFEQTNFKGASFEGESPVIIVMDYAFGEQAYETIDELLKPYKKQIRLNVESVSIMGKAGILEGGKGDIMIPFAHINEGTGDNYPFDNELTVDMFENHGIPVVGGTMVTVLGTSLQNKDLLKFFHDSTWGVIGLEMEGAHYQKAIQSASKIRKSINPEVKVRYAYYASDNPLETGSTLASGGLGTTGVKPTYLITIKIVEQIFNSN; translated from the coding sequence ATGAGAGAGATTAAAAATATTTCAAGAACAAGAGCACAAGTTTCTTCAGCTGCGATTGAGCGTATTTATATTACAATGCGCCATTTATTTAACCGCGGGTTTTATAAACCAATGGGAGTATCTGGAGATACATTGAGAGAGGCTTTACTTGAATTGCGTCCAGAAATTTATGGTACAATTGCGGAAGAAAAGGTAGAATTAGACGGATTGCTGTATGTGATTGAACGACTACCTATTGGGATTGAAGAGTGTAGATACATCAATTTAACGTCGGATGAAGGCTATTCTTTTTCTCATTTTCAAGCGATTGTGCCTCCAAAAAGAAGAAGAAACTGCTACCGTATTGACGAGGAGCAAATGAATATCGAAATCACCAGAGGACGTTCAGATATCTATGATGTTTTAACGCACCTGACGTTTATCTTTATCGAATCACATAAAATTAAAAATAGAGTTTTAATTGATGAAGAAGGAAGAGTAACGCGTGATTGGAAAAAAATTGAATCAGCAGCAAAACAAACAGAACCCCTAGAGTTACAACACAAAGAAGTGACGATATCTCATTTGGCCAATGTGTTAGGACGCTCATTTGCTGAGGTATTGTCGGTATATGAGAAGTTTGCAATTCCAGAAAACCCGGATCGCTTCTTAGATGTGATTTATTGGTTAGGGAAATTGGCTATTGAAGAGGAAGTGGATAACAATAAGCGAACAATTACGTTCAGTCCTTTGTTACGCGAGCGATTAGGACACCATATTTACGGTGAAATCTGGTCTAACCGCATCAAGGAGGTATTGGTAGAAAAAGGCTTGTTAGAACGTCCGATTCACATTATCAGTGCAAATATGCACAGTGTGATGAATTCTATTTTTGCGCCTTATGTGATGCAAGGGGAAATTGAAGTTTCGGAAGAAGTAGAGATTTATGAAGAATTGAGTAAGCCCGAAAATAAAGCCTTACGCAACCTAGTGAGAGAGCGTGCAGAAAGAGAAGGAATGGTCTTTTTATCGGATGAGTCAGGTACAAATATCGACGTTCAAATTTTTGACACAGCGAAGATTAAGTTTGAACAAACGAATTTCAAAGGAGCTTCTTTTGAGGGCGAATCGCCTGTTATTATTGTGATGGATTATGCTTTTGGAGAACAAGCATATGAAACGATTGATGAATTGTTGAAGCCATATAAAAAACAAATCCGCCTTAATGTAGAATCTGTATCGATTATGGGTAAAGCAGGAATTTTAGAAGGTGGAAAAGGGGATATCATGATTCCATTCGCTCATATTAACGAAGGAACAGGAGATAACTATCCTTTTGATAATGAATTGACCGTGGATATGTTTGAAAATCATGGGATTCCAGTTGTTGGAGGAACCATGGTTACGGTATTGGGAACGTCTTTACAAAATAAAGATCTACTGAAGTTCTTCCATGATTCTACGTGGGGAGTAATTGGATTAGAAATGGAAGGTGCTCATTATCAAAAAGCAATTCAATCGGCTTCTAAAATACGCAAAAGTATTAATCCAGAGGTAAAAGTGAGATATGCATACTATGCTTCGGATAATCCATTAGAAACAGGGAGTACATTGGCTTCGGGAGGACTGGGGACGACAGGAGTAAAGCCTACATATTTGATTACCATAAAAATAGTAGAACAAATTTTTAATAGCAATTAA
- a CDS encoding GH3 auxin-responsive promoter family protein, whose product MSIKSFGAKIFASIIHKKTQKWLKNPVETQAKVLADLVEQAKHTAFGQDHNFTTITDAKMFAQQVPIRDYEGLKPYVDRVVKGEEDVLWKGKPLYFAKTSGTTSGAKYIPLTKESMPYHIEAARNAILAYVHETGIADFVDGKMIFLQGSPILEQKNGINLGRLSGIVAHYVPAYLQKNRLPSWETNCIEDWETKVDAIVEETVHENMTVISGIPSWVQMYFERLKAREGKGVGEIFKKFNLFIYGGVNYEPYRAKFEQLIGRKVPSIELFPASEGFFAYQDSQREKGLLLLLNAGIFYEFIKVEEFFEANPRRYTIGEVELGVNYVLIISTNAGLWGYNIGDTVQFVSLKPHRIVVSGRIKHFISAFGEHVIGKEVETALQQAMEGTEVQVNEFTVAPQITPTDGLPYHEWFIEFGQAPEDMEAFALRIDEALRKQNVYYDDLIVGKVLRTLVIRSVEKDGFQAYMKSIGKLGGQNKLPRLSNDRTIADQLKIE is encoded by the coding sequence ATGTCTATAAAATCTTTTGGAGCGAAGATATTTGCTTCGATTATTCACAAGAAAACACAAAAATGGCTCAAAAATCCAGTGGAAACCCAAGCAAAGGTTTTAGCGGATTTAGTTGAACAAGCAAAGCATACCGCCTTTGGTCAGGATCACAATTTTACGACTATTACGGATGCTAAAATGTTTGCTCAGCAGGTGCCTATACGCGATTATGAAGGTTTAAAACCGTATGTGGATCGCGTAGTGAAAGGAGAAGAGGATGTATTGTGGAAAGGCAAACCACTGTACTTCGCTAAAACTTCAGGCACTACTTCGGGAGCAAAGTATATTCCCTTGACTAAAGAATCCATGCCTTACCATATTGAAGCAGCGCGAAATGCTATTTTGGCGTATGTTCATGAAACGGGTATTGCTGATTTTGTGGATGGCAAAATGATCTTTTTACAGGGAAGTCCCATTTTAGAACAGAAAAACGGAATTAACTTAGGGCGTTTATCGGGTATTGTTGCCCATTACGTTCCTGCATATTTACAAAAGAATAGACTGCCAAGTTGGGAAACGAATTGCATCGAGGATTGGGAAACCAAAGTAGATGCCATCGTAGAAGAAACGGTTCATGAAAACATGACGGTGATTTCCGGAATTCCAAGCTGGGTACAAATGTATTTTGAGCGTTTGAAAGCAAGAGAAGGCAAAGGGGTAGGGGAAATCTTTAAAAAGTTCAATTTATTTATTTACGGAGGGGTTAATTATGAGCCTTATCGTGCTAAATTTGAACAACTCATCGGAAGGAAAGTTCCTTCTATTGAGTTATTTCCAGCTTCAGAAGGTTTCTTTGCCTACCAAGATTCTCAACGCGAAAAAGGGTTGCTGCTATTGTTGAATGCAGGAATCTTTTATGAGTTTATCAAAGTGGAAGAATTCTTTGAAGCTAATCCAAGACGCTATACCATTGGAGAAGTTGAACTAGGAGTTAACTATGTATTGATTATTTCAACGAATGCCGGATTATGGGGGTATAACATTGGTGATACGGTTCAATTTGTAAGCTTAAAACCTCACCGTATTGTTGTGTCAGGACGTATCAAGCACTTTATCTCTGCTTTTGGCGAACATGTGATTGGAAAAGAAGTAGAAACAGCTTTGCAACAAGCGATGGAGGGAACAGAAGTACAAGTGAATGAATTTACTGTAGCCCCTCAAATTACACCCACAGATGGATTGCCTTATCACGAGTGGTTTATTGAATTTGGTCAAGCACCAGAGGACATGGAAGCATTTGCATTGCGAATTGATGAGGCGTTGCGCAAACAAAATGTATACTATGATGACTTAATTGTAGGAAAGGTATTGCGTACATTGGTCATTCGATCTGTAGAAAAAGATGGCTTTCAAGCGTATATGAAAAGCATTGGCAAGCTGGGAGGGCAAAATAAATTGCCGCGATTGAGCAATGATAGAACCATTGCTGATCAATTAAAAATAGAATAA
- a CDS encoding Tex family protein codes for MTLIHFIQQALDASTKSIENTLALLDEACTIPFIARYRKDRTGNLDEVAIEKIAKYRDLYVGIVKRKESILASIEEQGKLTDELRNKIEQSFDLVEIEDLYLPYKKTRKTKADTARALGLEPLAKVIMAQNATDIESIARKYITKEVEDVEKAIQGACDIIAEWINEHLFIRKALRRKFQREAVVTTKVVKAKSEEEGAQKFEQYFEWSEPLYKMPAHRLLAVLRAEKEGYIRMNIAVDKEDAIQFIEQTIIKGKSDAASHLQKAVADSYKRLLEPALSNEVLGEAKAKADANSIAVFSDNLAQLLLASPLGEKRILAIDPGYKTGCKIVCLDENGNLLYNETIYPHPPQKDSVIAMKKVRSMVNSYRIEAIAIGNGTASRETEFFIKKIAFDKPVQVFVVNEAGASVYSASKIAREEFPNYDVTVRGSVSIGRRLADPLAELVKIDPKSIGVGQYQHDVDQTLLKSELDAVVMKCVNKVGININTASKSLLSYVSGIGEKMAENIVQYRAEHGAFTSRAALKKVPRLGEKAYQQAAAFIRIKNAENPLDDSAVHPEAYPIVQKMAKDLKITVDQLISNPATIQQIDVKQYQTADIGILTLTDIVKELEKPGLDPRKAAKVFEFDPSVKQMSDLKIGQVLPGIVNNITNFGCFVDVGIKESGLVHISQLKEGFVSDVNEVVKLHQHVQVKVVEVDQAKKRIQLSMIL; via the coding sequence ATGACGTTGATTCATTTTATTCAACAAGCCTTGGATGCTTCTACAAAGAGCATTGAAAATACCTTAGCCTTGTTAGATGAAGCCTGTACCATTCCTTTTATTGCTCGTTATAGAAAAGATAGAACTGGAAATTTAGATGAAGTTGCCATTGAAAAGATTGCCAAATACCGCGATTTATACGTGGGAATTGTAAAGCGCAAAGAATCTATTTTAGCCTCTATTGAAGAACAAGGAAAATTGACAGATGAATTGCGTAATAAAATCGAACAAAGCTTTGATTTAGTTGAAATTGAAGATTTGTACTTACCGTATAAAAAGACGCGTAAAACCAAGGCAGATACGGCTAGAGCTTTAGGATTAGAACCTTTGGCTAAAGTAATCATGGCACAAAATGCAACGGACATTGAATCTATTGCAAGAAAATATATTACAAAGGAAGTAGAAGATGTAGAAAAAGCCATACAAGGGGCTTGTGATATTATTGCAGAGTGGATCAATGAGCATTTGTTTATTCGCAAAGCATTGAGAAGAAAGTTTCAGCGTGAAGCTGTTGTAACGACCAAGGTAGTCAAAGCTAAATCAGAAGAAGAAGGTGCTCAAAAATTTGAACAATATTTTGAGTGGTCAGAACCTTTATATAAAATGCCTGCACATCGACTATTAGCGGTACTGCGTGCAGAAAAGGAAGGCTATATTCGCATGAATATTGCCGTAGACAAAGAAGATGCAATACAATTCATCGAACAAACGATCATTAAAGGGAAGAGCGATGCAGCATCACATCTACAAAAGGCTGTTGCAGATAGTTATAAACGCTTATTAGAACCAGCATTGTCTAATGAAGTGCTAGGAGAAGCCAAAGCCAAAGCAGATGCTAATTCCATTGCTGTATTCTCGGATAATTTAGCTCAATTGTTGTTAGCTTCACCATTAGGAGAAAAGCGCATTTTAGCGATTGATCCAGGTTATAAAACAGGGTGTAAAATTGTTTGTTTAGATGAAAATGGCAATTTGTTGTACAATGAAACCATTTATCCACATCCCCCACAAAAAGACAGTGTAATCGCGATGAAAAAGGTGCGATCAATGGTGAATTCGTATCGCATTGAGGCGATTGCCATTGGAAATGGAACGGCTTCAAGAGAAACGGAATTCTTCATCAAGAAAATAGCTTTTGATAAACCCGTACAAGTATTTGTAGTCAATGAAGCAGGGGCATCGGTGTATTCTGCATCCAAGATAGCGAGAGAAGAATTTCCCAATTACGATGTTACGGTAAGAGGTTCGGTTTCTATTGGCCGACGATTAGCGGATCCTTTGGCTGAATTAGTAAAGATTGACCCTAAATCCATTGGTGTAGGACAGTATCAACACGACGTAGATCAAACCTTGTTGAAAAGTGAATTGGATGCTGTGGTTATGAAGTGTGTAAATAAGGTGGGAATCAATATCAATACAGCGAGTAAATCCCTGTTGAGTTACGTGTCTGGTATTGGAGAGAAAATGGCAGAAAATATTGTGCAATATCGAGCGGAGCATGGAGCATTTACTTCCCGTGCAGCCTTGAAAAAAGTACCGCGTTTAGGCGAAAAAGCGTACCAGCAAGCAGCGGCGTTTATCCGCATTAAAAATGCAGAAAACCCTTTGGATGACTCGGCTGTACACCCAGAAGCTTATCCTATTGTGCAGAAAATGGCGAAGGATTTGAAAATAACAGTAGATCAATTGATTTCTAATCCAGCAACCATTCAACAGATTGATGTTAAGCAATATCAAACTGCAGATATTGGTATTTTGACGCTAACAGATATTGTCAAAGAGTTGGAAAAACCAGGATTAGACCCACGTAAAGCGGCAAAAGTATTTGAATTTGATCCTTCTGTAAAGCAGATGTCCGATTTGAAAATAGGGCAGGTGTTGCCTGGTATCGTCAACAACATTACCAACTTTGGTTGTTTCGTAGACGTTGGAATCAAGGAAAGCGGTCTAGTTCATATTTCACAACTGAAGGAAGGTTTTGTGTCGGATGTCAATGAAGTGGTCAAACTACACCAACATGTACAAGTGAAGGTAGTAGAGGTGGATCAAGCGAAAAAACGCATCCAATTATCTATGATTTTATAA
- a CDS encoding murein hydrolase activator EnvC family protein has translation MSKKGLQWKKWKKRLLDKYRVVVVNDRTFEDVSSFKLNLLNVVGATTTMVFLLLVSNVILLLATPLKEYIPGYSSAELKQKAVDLALKVDSLESEIKKNEHYVAAVQRVLLGDIEITSASVDSLMKTDTPLHAIEHTQPSEKDLELREYVRLEDKYNIFTNAEARVSTVLFAPIEGTIVRKYDPKSTHFGLDFTAAKNAMVKSVAKGTVIFVDWTIKDGYTVIVLHEEGVSSVYKHLSSLTKSVYETVQAGDVLGLYNQEEVKSKMSQPYLHFELWKDNYPLDPTLFIDLE, from the coding sequence ATGTCTAAGAAAGGACTTCAATGGAAAAAGTGGAAGAAAAGACTTCTAGATAAATATAGGGTAGTAGTAGTAAACGATCGAACATTTGAAGATGTGAGTTCGTTCAAGTTAAATCTCTTGAATGTGGTTGGTGCTACAACGACCATGGTTTTTTTATTACTCGTTTCCAATGTCATCTTATTGCTTGCAACGCCCTTAAAAGAATATATCCCAGGATATTCTTCTGCGGAACTCAAGCAAAAGGCTGTGGATTTGGCGTTGAAAGTAGATTCCCTCGAATCGGAGATAAAGAAAAATGAACATTATGTCGCGGCGGTACAACGCGTTTTACTAGGTGATATTGAAATTACATCAGCTAGTGTTGACTCGTTGATGAAAACAGATACCCCCCTTCATGCGATTGAACATACCCAACCGAGTGAAAAAGATTTGGAATTACGTGAATATGTGCGCTTGGAAGATAAGTACAACATTTTTACCAATGCAGAAGCTAGGGTAAGTACGGTTCTTTTTGCACCAATTGAAGGAACGATTGTCCGTAAATACGATCCAAAATCGACACATTTTGGTCTTGATTTCACTGCAGCTAAGAATGCTATGGTCAAATCGGTAGCCAAGGGAACGGTTATTTTTGTTGATTGGACCATCAAGGATGGATATACGGTGATTGTGCTACATGAAGAAGGAGTAAGCTCCGTGTACAAGCATTTGTCCTCCCTGACGAAAAGTGTTTATGAAACGGTACAAGCGGGGGATGTGTTGGGATTGTATAACCAGGAAGAGGTGAAATCGAAAATGAGTCAACCGTATCTGCATTTCGAATTGTGGAAAGACAATTACCCGTTAGATCCTACATTATTTATTGATTTAGAATAA
- a CDS encoding DUF1294 domain-containing protein yields MKFLFFYIFAINYITYSMFKIDKERAQKQKNRISEKNLLTLCFLGGSVGGWLAMRHLRHKNAKQSFKLKFYAVFIIQVVLFFALFRR; encoded by the coding sequence ATGAAGTTTTTATTCTTTTACATTTTTGCGATCAACTATATTACGTACTCTATGTTCAAGATAGACAAGGAGCGGGCGCAAAAGCAGAAGAATAGGATTTCAGAAAAAAACCTACTTACGCTATGCTTCTTAGGCGGCAGTGTAGGAGGGTGGCTTGCAATGCGCCACTTGCGCCATAAAAATGCCAAGCAAAGTTTTAAATTGAAGTTTTATGCGGTATTTATTATACAAGTTGTTTTGTTTTTTGCCTTGTTTAGAAGATAA
- the rpiB gene encoding ribose 5-phosphate isomerase B, with translation MKIAIGNDHAGPAYKKAIVDFLQAKGYEVTNYGTDSFDSVDYPDFGHQVATAVENGTVDFGIVICGSGNGIAMSANKHQGVRCALCWTKEIAELARLHNDANVISIPARFTSIEQAVAMVETFLNTAFEGGRHANRVNKIACS, from the coding sequence ATGAAAATAGCAATCGGAAATGATCACGCAGGGCCAGCTTATAAAAAGGCCATTGTTGACTTTTTACAAGCCAAAGGATATGAAGTAACGAATTATGGAACAGATAGTTTCGATTCTGTTGATTATCCTGATTTTGGACATCAAGTAGCCACAGCAGTGGAAAATGGAACCGTAGATTTCGGTATTGTTATTTGTGGAAGTGGAAATGGAATTGCGATGTCAGCCAATAAACACCAAGGGGTACGTTGTGCCTTGTGTTGGACAAAAGAAATTGCAGAATTAGCGCGTTTACATAATGATGCCAATGTGATTAGTATTCCTGCTCGTTTTACTTCTATTGAACAAGCTGTAGCAATGGTTGAAACGTTTTTGAATACCGCATTTGAAGGCGGTCGTCATGCTAATCGAGTGAATAAAATAGCTTGTTCTTAA